One Lucilia cuprina isolate Lc7/37 chromosome 4, ASM2204524v1, whole genome shotgun sequence DNA segment encodes these proteins:
- the LOC111684110 gene encoding uncharacterized protein LOC111684110, which produces MESYLSIFQGILSTEGTFLDIYLDGLEDHRKFSIQSNEGAEIVQNITSLLTKSTSRSLGLRLLTKYVDLCPIEVLEKKGNLWITLVLKAFNSQELKCDALLMFEVLGKIIKRSIHSTDLAKSFASTHISKVYENLTKVSQFQVKYALSCIETCLRTYPGSSGPSKGLLERFLWKNVDHLDGEVVQNCGKCLHLLQQVKGGGVQGVNHKTQWKNYQLQLIGGIHSVYNEMFSNCAEIYEEKIEQVKFPWEAEQHKFDAEPVRKAAQMYSRCHNMIKYLIIALSEPFPVEKPILVRKVLNVVVRGLSVNCLMLEQNPIADNIALSILLPKIHVDLFELLKVAVLILRGHVRPYSELILGLIIDALKWTSTKSSHSEQKTLLVLRKQVYETASLWCKILNSGNRCETVAEYLFQEIFSDITPTQSEFTLKVCYIMMHTSISQICAILYELSPKSTSLYNNKDCRIEIYNTLYTILLTPHYLCPPPTDMAFTIIQTAYARDDSLKVRNRCYFILQNLEKIIHPQKESLLFTIDARDIRNTFIKMGQESLLQEFRYDFNNSSNKGSDVLEFNYATISKNLNTPINNHVDDDNVHDDNVHDDNVQYDNAQYDLGYKNKSQTNVDIISTNTEILQNHNLNEDDPLKDQTNEDIELEFTMDQVNSKDSLPNAINTSIRNVENISKSQDVLIINEDTNIAALCIEESNCDLISDEPNSKKQKLDNENEDKIELETVQTEISNIFSIEGNEDDLLADIASQFVDELN; this is translated from the exons atggaaagtTATTTATCAATTTTTCAAGGAATATTATCTACTGAGGGAACCTTTTTAGATATTTATCTGGATGGTTTGGAAGATCATAGAAAATTTAGTATACag tcGAATGAAGGAGCTGAAATTGTGCAAAATATTACTTCCTTATTGACTAAATCAACATCTCGCTCGCTTGGATTGCGTTTACTTACAAAGTACGTTGACCTCTGTCCTATTGAAGTGCTTGAAAAGAAAGGTAATCTATGGATAACATTGGTGTTAAAAGCGTTCAACAGTCAAGAATTGAAATGTGATGCTCTTCTCATGTTTGAAGTATTGG gtAAGATCATTAAAAGATCTATCCACTCTACCGATTTGGCAAAATCTTTTGCCAGTACTCATATAAGTAAGGTTTATGAAAACCTAACAAAAGTTTCACAGTTTCAAGTAAAATATGCATTGAGTTGCATTGAGACTTGTTTGCGCACATATCCTGGGTCGAGTGGTCCATCAAAGGGTCTTTTAGAGCGCTTTTTGTGGAAAAATGTGGATCATCTTGATGGCGAAGTCGTACAAAATTGTGGCAAGTGTTTACACCTACTTCAACAAGTAAAAGGTGGAGGAGTGCAAGGAGTTAACCATAAAACACAGTGGAAAAACTATCAACTTCAACTTATTGGTGGTATTCACTCTGTATATAATGAAATGTTTTCGAACTGTGCAGAAATCTATGAAGAGAAAATAGAACAAGTAAAATTTCCATGGGAAGCAGAACAGCATAAGTTTGACGCTGAACCAGTAAGGAAGGCTGCGCAAATGTATTCAAGATGTCATAACATGATTAAATATCTTATTATCGCATTAAG TGAACCCTTTCCTGTGGAAAAACCCATATTGGTAAGGAAAGTACTAAACGTGGTTGTCAGAGGTTTAAGTGTGAACTGCCTAATGCTGGAGCAAAATCCCATTGCCGATAATATTGCTCTTAGCATTCTTTTACCGAAAATACATGTTGATTTGTTTGAACTTCTTAAGGTCGCAGTGttaat ATTACGTGGTCACGTGCGTCCTTATTCTGAACTCATATTAGGTCTTATAATCGACGCACTTAAATGGACGTCCACTAAAAGTTCACATAGtgaacaaaaaactttatt ggTTTTACGTAAACAAGTTTATGAAACCGCGTCGTTGTggtgtaaaatattgaatagcGGAAATCGCTGCGAAACTGTTGCCGAATAtctttttcaagaaatttttagCGATATTACTCCCACACAAAGTGAATTTACATTGAAGGTATGTTATATA ATGATGCACACAAGTATATCGCAAATATGTGCTATACTTTATGAACTTTCTCCTAAGTCTACGAGCTTGTATAATAATAAGGATTGTCGCATAGAAATCTATAATACTCTTTATACTATACTTCTGACTCCACATTACTTATGTCCACCACCAACTGATATGGCTTTTACAATTATTCAGACAGCTTATGCACGAGACGATAGTCTTAAAGTTCGAAACCgatgttattttatattacaaaatctTGAAAAGATAATTCATCCACAAAAAGAAAGTTTACTTTTTACTATCGACGCGAGAGATATACGCAATACATTCATCAAAATGGGACAAGAGAGCTTACTACAAGAATTCAGATATGATTTCAACAACTCATCTAATAAAGGAAGTGACGTTTTAGAATTTAACTATGCTACAAtctcgaaaaatttaaatacaccaATAAATAATCATGTAGATGATGATAATGTACATGATGATAATGTACACGACGATAATGTACAATATGATAATGCTCAATATGatttagggtataaaaacaaaagtcaGACAAATGTCGATATAATTTCTACAAACACTGAAATACTTCAAAATCATAACCTGAATGAAGACGACCCACTTAAGGATCAAACTAATGAAGATATTGAATTGGAATTTACCATGGATCAAGTGAATAGTAAAGATTCTTTGCCCAATGCAATTAATACTTCAATCCGAAATGTCGAAAATATAAGTAAATCTCAAGATGTACTGATCATTAATGAAGATACTAATATTGCCGCACTGTGTATCGAAGAATCAAACTGCGATCTTATTAGTGATGAACCAAATTCGAAAAAGCAAAAACTTGATAATGAAAATGAGGATAAAATTGAATTAGAAACTGTTCAAACAGAAATTAGCAACATTTTTAGCATAGAGGGCAATGAAGATGACTTACTAGCAGATATTGCATCGCAGTTTGTGgatgaattaaattaa